From Weissella confusa, a single genomic window includes:
- a CDS encoding ABC transporter ATP-binding protein: protein MTLEIKNLTHWYTTADNALYKDVNLTFESGKFYAIVGESGSGKTTLLSFLAGLDVPREGDILVDGVSIKKIGLTAFRQKYVSTIFQSYNLLTTMTAFQNVQTALAITKSKHANDKAYILEQLARVGIDEEKAQKNVQRLSGGEQQRVAIVRALLVDAPIVAADEATGNLDHENSEKIVALFAELAHEFGKTVILITHDREVAKQADEQLLLKDHVFTPITE from the coding sequence ATGACGCTAGAAATTAAAAATTTAACGCATTGGTACACGACGGCTGATAATGCCTTGTACAAGGATGTTAATCTAACGTTCGAGAGCGGTAAGTTCTACGCTATCGTTGGTGAATCTGGTTCTGGTAAGACCACGTTGCTTTCATTTTTGGCCGGACTTGATGTGCCGCGTGAAGGTGATATCTTGGTTGATGGTGTATCAATTAAGAAGATTGGTTTAACTGCCTTTCGACAAAAGTACGTCTCAACGATTTTCCAGTCATACAACTTGTTAACGACGATGACGGCTTTCCAAAATGTTCAAACAGCTTTGGCAATCACGAAGTCAAAGCATGCGAATGACAAAGCATATATTTTGGAACAGCTGGCCCGTGTCGGTATTGATGAGGAGAAGGCACAAAAGAATGTGCAACGATTGTCTGGTGGTGAACAACAGCGTGTCGCAATTGTCCGTGCTTTGCTAGTGGATGCGCCAATTGTTGCAGCGGACGAAGCAACCGGAAATTTGGATCACGAAAATTCAGAAAAAATTGTGGCGCTCTTTGCGGAGTTAGCGCATGAATTTGGTAAGACAGTTATCCTGATTACACACGACCGTGAAGTTGCCAAGCAGGCGGATGAACAACTTTTGTTGAAGGACCACGTGTTTACACCGATTACAGAATAA
- a CDS encoding ABC transporter permease: MNFVKRAGITLWARKGRSVLLVLTSTVILAFVMAGLIVQNAALKAATNAANSVGSTVTLSANREKMFEQMKAAQSSESSSEDSSSSDTTTSITMPTATISEVKKIAALSNVASYNITNSASVNASSFKAITTTSTNTPMGGGDRGGMMGNQNSGDIQVNGVTSTTATASFSDGTAKIVSGRGIKTSDQNTNNVVIANELATANNIKVGDTLTVKTTDDAATEKTVKVVGIYKLKTTTDGFQREDPANTIYGSFTLANDINGTPDQASNVTFTMAEPAKTNAFVKQAKKMIDTSELTLTSDASQYKTVAASMKNVAAFASKIVWIVSIAGVLILGLIIILITRERRREIGILVSIGESKPKVVAQLFTEMLVILAIALGIATAAGNSVSGLVGKQLVQQQTTQQMQSARGGMPGGGQNGQQGGAPSGKPSGGMGGGPMMSGGSAAKNEQLDVAMTPTAIAELGGVAFLIAVLSVSGAAFSILRMRPKQILQAD; encoded by the coding sequence ATGAATTTCGTAAAACGAGCAGGTATTACACTGTGGGCGCGAAAGGGACGGTCGGTATTGCTGGTCCTCACGTCAACAGTAATTTTGGCGTTTGTGATGGCTGGATTGATTGTGCAAAACGCGGCCTTGAAAGCAGCCACAAATGCAGCTAATTCAGTTGGATCAACAGTAACGCTGTCGGCTAACCGAGAGAAGATGTTTGAGCAGATGAAGGCGGCCCAATCATCCGAATCATCTTCTGAAGACTCATCATCCTCAGACACGACGACGTCAATTACAATGCCAACGGCAACTATTTCAGAAGTTAAGAAGATTGCCGCGCTTTCAAATGTGGCTTCATACAACATTACGAATAGCGCCTCAGTAAACGCCTCAAGTTTTAAGGCAATTACAACCACGTCAACGAATACGCCAATGGGTGGTGGTGACCGTGGGGGCATGATGGGTAACCAAAATTCAGGTGACATTCAAGTCAATGGTGTGACATCAACCACAGCAACAGCCTCATTTTCTGATGGTACGGCCAAAATTGTTTCTGGACGTGGCATTAAGACAAGCGACCAAAACACCAATAATGTGGTGATTGCAAATGAATTGGCAACGGCTAACAACATTAAGGTCGGCGATACGTTGACTGTTAAGACGACGGATGATGCGGCTACTGAAAAGACTGTTAAGGTTGTTGGAATCTACAAGTTGAAGACAACGACCGACGGATTCCAACGTGAAGACCCAGCAAATACGATTTATGGATCATTCACATTGGCTAATGACATTAATGGCACACCAGATCAAGCATCAAACGTGACATTTACGATGGCTGAGCCAGCCAAGACAAATGCATTTGTGAAGCAAGCCAAGAAGATGATTGATACGTCAGAACTTACTTTGACGTCTGATGCAAGTCAATATAAGACAGTGGCAGCAAGTATGAAGAACGTGGCGGCATTTGCCTCTAAGATTGTTTGGATTGTGTCAATTGCCGGCGTCTTAATTCTTGGTTTGATTATCATTTTGATTACCCGCGAGCGTCGCCGTGAAATTGGTATTTTGGTATCAATCGGTGAATCTAAGCCAAAGGTTGTTGCCCAATTGTTCACGGAAATGCTAGTTATTTTGGCAATCGCGTTGGGAATTGCAACAGCAGCTGGTAACAGTGTATCTGGCTTAGTTGGTAAGCAACTTGTACAACAACAAACGACGCAACAAATGCAATCAGCGCGTGGTGGTATGCCAGGCGGTGGTCAAAATGGTCAACAAGGTGGTGCACCATCAGGAAAGCCTAGCGGTGGCATGGGTGGTGGCCCAATGATGAGTGGCGGTTCAGCTGCTAAGAATGAACAGTTGGATGTTGCGATGACGCCAACAGCAATTGCAGAATTGGGCGGTGTTGCTTTCTTGATCGCAGTGTTGTCAGTATCAGGGGCAGCCTTTAGCATCTTGCGTATGCGACCAAAGCAAATTTTGCAAGCCGATTAG
- a CDS encoding HU family DNA-binding protein produces the protein MASKTELIDLVAAQTELPKSETAKTVNALLDVIKNELAKGEKVALVGFGTFEVRERAARKGRNPQTGAEIEIAAAKAPAFKAGKDFKEAVNK, from the coding sequence ATGGCTTCAAAGACAGAATTGATCGACTTGGTTGCAGCACAAACTGAATTGCCAAAGTCAGAAACTGCTAAGACAGTTAACGCATTGTTGGACGTTATCAAGAACGAACTTGCTAAGGGCGAGAAGGTTGCTTTGGTAGGCTTCGGAACTTTCGAAGTTCGCGAGCGTGCAGCACGTAAGGGTCGCAACCCACAAACTGGTGCAGAAATTGAAATCGCAGCCGCAAAGGCACCTGCCTTCAAGGCTGGTAAGGACTTCAAGGAAGCCGTTAACAAGTAA
- a CDS encoding glucosamine-6-phosphate deaminase, whose protein sequence is MKILQVKDQQAGGHAGYEVFAEAVKNGAQVFGLATGSTPISIYDELKASDLDFSDKISINLDEYKGLPGTHEQSYRYFMNEHLFNAKPFKESYVPDGMADAETETKRYEGIIDANPIDLQILGLGQNGHIGFNEPGTPFDSLTHEVTLTESTIEANARFFENENEVPRYAYSMGIGSIMKAKEILLVAYGAAKADAVAAMIEGPVTEDMPASILQKHANVTVIIDEAAGAKLTNREEIVPFV, encoded by the coding sequence ATGAAGATTCTACAAGTTAAAGATCAACAAGCTGGTGGCCACGCAGGGTACGAAGTATTCGCAGAGGCTGTTAAGAATGGTGCACAAGTTTTCGGATTGGCGACTGGTTCAACGCCAATCTCAATTTATGATGAGTTGAAGGCCAGTGATTTGGACTTCTCTGATAAGATTTCAATCAACTTGGATGAGTACAAGGGCTTGCCTGGCACGCACGAGCAAAGCTACCGTTACTTCATGAACGAGCACTTGTTCAATGCTAAGCCATTTAAGGAGAGCTATGTCCCTGATGGTATGGCGGACGCTGAAACTGAGACGAAGCGTTACGAAGGTATCATTGACGCAAACCCAATCGATCTACAAATCTTGGGATTGGGTCAAAATGGTCACATCGGGTTCAACGAGCCTGGTACGCCATTCGATTCTTTGACGCACGAAGTGACACTAACTGAGTCAACAATTGAAGCAAATGCGCGTTTCTTCGAGAACGAAAACGAAGTGCCTCGCTATGCTTACTCAATGGGAATTGGTAGCATCATGAAGGCTAAGGAAATTCTTTTGGTTGCTTACGGTGCAGCGAAGGCTGATGCTGTGGCGGCGATGATCGAAGGGCCAGTTACGGAAGACATGCCTGCAAGTATCTTGCAAAAGCATGCAAATGTCACAGTTATTATCGATGAGGCAGCTGGTGCAAAGTTGACCAATCGTGAAGAAATTGTGCCGTTTGTGTAG
- the thrS gene encoding threonine--tRNA ligase — protein sequence MADVKITFPDGAVKEFPAGVTPLEIANGISKSLAKKSVSGKLNGHYVGMNDGIQEDGAFSLITKDDAEGLQLLRHSVSHLLAQALNRLYPDQIHYGVGPAIDNGFYYDTDKVEGSQISAEQFPEIEKMMKQIASENLPIVSREITRDEALEMFKNDPYKIELINDLPADEHISIAVQGEHVELDRGGLVPSTNWIKHFKLTSVAGAYWRGKSSNPMLQRIYGTAFWTAEDLDAEMKRREEAKERDHRKIGAEQDLFFTSQEVGAGLAVWMPNGAAIRRTLERYIVDREVQDGYQHVYTPIMSNLNLYKQSGHWDHYRDDMFPPMDMGDGEFLELRPMNCPSHIMVFKHKPRSYRELPFRIAELGMMHRYEKSGALTGLSRVREMTLNDGHTFVMPDQIEDEFKKILGLMIDVYADFDITDYRFRLSYRDPENTEKYYDDDDMWDKAQTMLKKAMDDMELDYFEAEGEAAFYGPKLDVQIKTALGGEETLSTIQLDFLLPERFDVTYVGPDGELHRPVMIHRGIISTMERFTAYLTEMYKGAFPTWLAPHQVRIIPVNRDAHGKFAKDLADRLIKQGIRAEYEDRNEKLGYLIRDAQTSKVPYTLVIGDEEVNNNTVTIRRFGSTDTKSKSVDAFEAELMSDIARHSRAMETLEKAVKG from the coding sequence ATGGCAGATGTAAAGATTACATTCCCAGACGGTGCTGTGAAGGAATTCCCAGCTGGCGTAACGCCTTTGGAAATTGCTAACGGTATTTCAAAGTCATTGGCTAAGAAGTCTGTTTCAGGTAAGTTGAACGGTCACTACGTTGGTATGAACGATGGCATTCAAGAAGATGGTGCCTTTTCATTGATTACCAAGGATGATGCAGAAGGATTGCAATTGTTGCGTCACTCTGTTTCTCACTTGTTGGCACAAGCTTTGAACCGTTTGTACCCAGACCAAATTCACTACGGTGTTGGTCCAGCCATCGATAATGGTTTCTACTACGATACTGACAAGGTTGAGGGTAGCCAAATTTCAGCTGAGCAATTCCCTGAGATTGAAAAGATGATGAAGCAAATCGCTTCAGAAAACTTGCCAATCGTTTCTCGTGAGATTACGCGCGACGAAGCTTTGGAAATGTTCAAGAACGATCCATACAAGATTGAATTGATTAACGACTTGCCAGCCGATGAGCACATCTCAATCGCTGTTCAAGGTGAGCACGTTGAATTGGACCGTGGTGGTTTGGTACCATCAACGAACTGGATTAAGCACTTTAAGTTGACGTCAGTTGCTGGTGCTTACTGGCGTGGAAAGTCTTCAAACCCAATGTTGCAACGTATCTACGGAACGGCATTCTGGACGGCTGAAGACTTGGATGCTGAAATGAAGCGTCGTGAAGAAGCTAAGGAACGTGACCACCGTAAGATTGGTGCAGAGCAAGACTTGTTCTTCACGTCTCAAGAAGTTGGTGCTGGTTTGGCTGTTTGGATGCCAAACGGTGCTGCTATCCGTCGTACGTTGGAGCGTTACATTGTTGACCGCGAAGTGCAAGACGGTTACCAACACGTTTACACGCCAATCATGTCAAACTTGAACTTGTACAAGCAATCAGGTCACTGGGATCACTACCGCGATGACATGTTCCCACCTATGGACATGGGTGATGGCGAGTTCTTGGAATTGCGTCCAATGAACTGCCCATCTCACATCATGGTGTTCAAGCACAAGCCACGTTCATACCGTGAGTTGCCATTCCGAATTGCTGAATTGGGAATGATGCACCGTTACGAGAAGTCAGGTGCTTTGACTGGTTTGTCACGTGTTCGTGAAATGACGTTGAACGACGGTCACACGTTCGTTATGCCAGACCAAATCGAGGACGAGTTCAAGAAGATTTTGGGCTTGATGATCGACGTTTACGCTGACTTTGATATCACGGATTACCGTTTCCGTTTGTCATACCGTGACCCTGAAAACACGGAAAAGTACTACGACGACGATGACATGTGGGACAAGGCTCAAACGATGTTGAAGAAGGCCATGGACGACATGGAGTTGGATTACTTCGAAGCTGAAGGTGAAGCTGCGTTCTACGGACCAAAGTTGGACGTGCAAATCAAGACTGCTTTGGGTGGAGAAGAGACGTTGTCTACGATCCAATTGGACTTCTTGTTGCCTGAGCGTTTCGATGTTACTTACGTCGGACCAGATGGTGAATTGCACCGTCCAGTTATGATTCACCGTGGAATTATTTCTACGATGGAGCGCTTTACGGCTTACTTGACTGAAATGTACAAGGGTGCGTTCCCAACTTGGTTGGCACCACACCAAGTACGTATCATTCCTGTTAACCGCGATGCCCACGGTAAGTTCGCTAAGGACTTGGCTGATCGTTTGATCAAGCAAGGTATCCGTGCTGAATACGAAGATCGCAATGAAAAGTTGGGTTACTTGATTCGCGATGCCCAAACGTCTAAGGTTCCTTACACGTTGGTTATCGGTGATGAAGAAGTTAACAACAACACGGTTACGATTCGTCGCTTCGGTTCAACGGACACGAAGTCAAAGTCTGTTGATGCCTTTGAAGCAGAGTTGATGTCAGATATTGCACGTCACTCACGCGCAATGGAGACATTGGAAAAGGCCGTTAAGGGATAA
- a CDS encoding class A sortase produces MGKLIRRVLPAVLVGGVVAGGYYGYQENTLNIRGTIQREELKQRVKVSNEKITQSERQAIVDRVMKETHRDEGLHKQGFVSMPSLGILQPIFDNAYSEVGLDAGANYANRTADDPDGKQVPVMGQGNYGLASHNFNDGKTGFSALQERLNQDAPYLVDGELKGSDWLNGQPIYMANRAGIYQYKVTDQILVNKGDTDVLRQTQSPQLTIISCLFPSTQYRIITKASLDKTWEWHSAPDKVVHYFDLTVQKTNAHASWFNPGEEEGVN; encoded by the coding sequence ATGGGTAAGCTAATACGGCGAGTTTTGCCGGCTGTCTTGGTAGGCGGTGTTGTAGCGGGTGGCTATTACGGGTACCAAGAGAATACATTGAATATCCGTGGCACAATTCAACGAGAAGAGTTGAAGCAGCGGGTTAAGGTGTCTAATGAAAAGATTACCCAATCTGAGCGACAAGCAATTGTTGACCGGGTCATGAAGGAAACGCACCGCGATGAAGGTTTGCATAAGCAAGGTTTTGTCAGTATGCCATCGCTAGGCATTTTGCAACCAATCTTCGATAATGCCTACAGCGAGGTAGGACTAGATGCCGGGGCTAATTATGCTAATCGCACGGCGGATGATCCAGATGGTAAACAGGTGCCAGTTATGGGCCAAGGCAATTATGGTTTGGCGAGTCACAATTTTAATGATGGTAAAACTGGTTTTTCTGCCCTACAAGAACGTCTCAATCAAGATGCCCCTTATCTTGTCGATGGTGAATTGAAGGGGAGTGATTGGTTGAATGGCCAGCCAATCTATATGGCTAATCGTGCGGGTATTTATCAATATAAGGTGACAGACCAGATATTGGTCAATAAGGGTGATACCGACGTGTTGCGTCAAACGCAGTCACCGCAATTAACGATTATCAGTTGCCTATTCCCAAGTACGCAATATCGTATTATTACGAAAGCATCATTGGATAAGACGTGGGAATGGCACAGTGCGCCAGATAAGGTTGTGCACTATTTTGACTTGACGGTCCAAAAAACAAACGCCCATGCGTCATGGTTTAATCCTGGTGAAGAAGAAGGCGTAAACTAA
- a CDS encoding flavodoxin domain-containing protein yields MKARVFYATITGNNEDVADVIIDTFESEGVEVTKEDISMIDPHDISADETDIVVVVPYTFDKGTVPDESLDFFEDLEDADLTGIVYGVSGSGDDFYGKDFAVAIDKFEAQFEKSGATKGADGVKVNLSPDVEATEELQAFTKSLIEKANA; encoded by the coding sequence ATGAAGGCTCGTGTATTTTACGCTACGATTACTGGTAACAATGAAGATGTTGCGGACGTTATCATCGACACGTTCGAATCAGAAGGTGTTGAAGTTACTAAGGAAGACATCTCAATGATTGACCCACACGACATTTCAGCCGACGAGACTGACATCGTGGTGGTTGTACCTTACACGTTTGATAAGGGAACTGTTCCTGATGAGTCATTGGACTTCTTTGAGGACTTGGAAGACGCTGATTTGACTGGTATTGTCTACGGTGTTTCAGGTTCTGGTGATGACTTCTACGGTAAGGACTTTGCCGTTGCCATCGACAAGTTCGAAGCACAATTTGAGAAGTCAGGTGCCACTAAGGGAGCTGACGGTGTCAAGGTTAACTTGAGCCCTGATGTTGAAGCAACTGAAGAGTTGCAAGCATTTACGAAGTCTTTGATTGAAAAGGCTAACGCTTAA
- the mutL gene encoding DNA mismatch repair endonuclease MutL, translated as MAEIHELSDILANQIAAGEVIERPASVVKELVENAIDANSHQIDVLVEEAGVKSIRIIDDGDGIEADQVKKAFLRHATSKITSRNDLFRVHSLGFRGEALPSIASVADVVLETATADAPQGTRVHYKGGELLEEVGTGARKGTDITVSELFFNTPARLKYLKSQSTELAQIVDVINRLAMSYPDISFRLSHNGNEVMRTAGNGNLQQVIASIYGVQQARKMLAIQAEDNDFELNGYISLPELTRANRSYISILINGRYIKNFNLSRALVKGYGSKLMVGRFPIAVLQITMDPLLVDVNVHPQKHEVRLSKESQLMDLIERTVKERFANQNLIPNAYENYLGEEQNAAENDEAFLAQLNEASKPYVSSYAPDTPANHPAPMSTADYEKLADNFSVDDIAPVVVHNADELEGTAVSEFAEKYQDADAVNPFDEGGVTMAAEQESLDLKDDTITAVDEHGQSFPKLDYIGQMHGTFLFAQSEEGLYLIDQHAAQERVKYEYYREEIGKVGMEMQKLLVPIVLEYPKIDILKIQSHEAELAKVGLHLEPFGDDAVIVREHPGWFEKGQEEDTIREMVDWILRDGNLTTAQFRERTAIMMACKRSIKANWSMNDFEAKGLIDQLSHSENPYNCPHGRPVLVTFSTLDMQKMFKRIQDSHESWIEYDNHPF; from the coding sequence ATGGCAGAAATTCATGAATTATCAGATATTTTAGCTAACCAAATTGCGGCCGGTGAGGTTATTGAACGACCTGCATCTGTTGTCAAAGAATTGGTTGAAAATGCAATTGATGCCAACAGTCATCAAATCGATGTGCTAGTTGAAGAAGCTGGTGTAAAGTCGATCCGCATTATTGACGATGGTGATGGTATTGAGGCTGATCAAGTTAAGAAAGCATTCTTGCGTCACGCGACGTCTAAGATTACGTCACGTAATGATTTGTTCCGCGTGCACTCTTTGGGGTTCCGTGGTGAGGCGTTGCCATCAATCGCGTCAGTTGCGGATGTCGTGCTGGAAACGGCTACTGCTGATGCACCACAAGGAACGCGTGTTCACTACAAGGGTGGTGAACTACTTGAAGAAGTCGGAACGGGCGCACGTAAGGGAACTGACATTACGGTGTCAGAGCTGTTCTTTAATACGCCTGCGCGTTTGAAATACTTGAAGTCACAATCAACTGAATTAGCACAGATTGTGGATGTGATTAACCGTTTGGCGATGAGTTATCCTGATATTTCATTCCGTCTATCACACAACGGTAATGAAGTGATGCGTACAGCGGGTAACGGTAATCTACAACAAGTTATTGCGTCGATTTACGGGGTACAACAAGCTCGTAAGATGTTGGCAATCCAGGCTGAGGACAATGACTTTGAGTTGAACGGTTATATCTCACTGCCTGAATTGACGCGTGCTAATCGTTCATACATTTCAATTTTGATTAACGGACGTTATATCAAGAACTTCAACTTGAGTCGTGCGCTTGTTAAGGGATATGGATCAAAGTTGATGGTCGGTCGTTTCCCAATTGCTGTTTTGCAAATTACGATGGATCCACTATTGGTCGATGTGAACGTGCACCCACAAAAACATGAAGTTCGTCTTTCTAAGGAAAGTCAGTTGATGGATTTGATTGAGCGTACAGTTAAGGAACGCTTTGCGAACCAGAATTTGATTCCAAATGCCTATGAAAACTATCTAGGCGAGGAGCAAAACGCAGCTGAAAATGACGAGGCGTTCTTGGCACAGCTAAACGAAGCGTCAAAGCCATATGTTAGCTCATATGCACCGGATACACCTGCCAATCACCCAGCGCCTATGTCGACGGCGGATTACGAAAAATTGGCTGATAACTTCTCGGTTGACGATATCGCGCCAGTTGTTGTGCATAATGCGGATGAGCTTGAAGGAACCGCGGTGAGTGAATTCGCTGAAAAGTATCAAGATGCCGATGCAGTTAACCCCTTTGATGAAGGGGGCGTTACGATGGCAGCTGAGCAAGAATCACTAGACCTGAAAGATGACACCATTACGGCTGTTGATGAGCACGGGCAAAGCTTCCCCAAGCTTGACTATATTGGTCAAATGCACGGTACGTTCTTGTTTGCGCAATCTGAAGAAGGGTTGTACTTGATTGACCAGCACGCCGCTCAAGAGCGTGTGAAGTATGAGTACTATCGAGAGGAAATCGGTAAGGTCGGCATGGAAATGCAGAAGTTGCTGGTGCCAATCGTGTTGGAATACCCTAAGATTGATATCTTGAAGATTCAATCCCATGAAGCAGAGTTGGCTAAGGTTGGCTTGCATTTGGAACCATTTGGGGATGACGCGGTGATTGTCCGTGAACACCCAGGTTGGTTTGAGAAGGGACAAGAAGAAGATACGATTCGTGAAATGGTTGATTGGATTTTGCGCGATGGTAATTTGACGACTGCTCAATTCCGTGAGCGTACGGCAATTATGATGGCCTGCAAGCGTTCAATCAAGGCTAACTGGTCAATGAATGACTTCGAGGCCAAGGGCTTGATTGATCAATTGTCACACTCAGAGAACCCATACAACTGCCCACACGGACGCCCTGTTTTGGTAACGTTCTCAACGTTGGACATGCAAAAGATGTTTAAGCGTATTCAAGATTCACACGAATCATGGATTGAATACGATAACCACCCCTTTTAA